The Juglans microcarpa x Juglans regia isolate MS1-56 chromosome 2S, Jm3101_v1.0, whole genome shotgun sequence genome has a window encoding:
- the LOC121253486 gene encoding protein BIG GRAIN 1-like A: MYGREKSPREYSFPQRRRTPSFSSTLLDVISRSIDEPNADEAHFKETTVLKKQSISSSKRGSWVQEEDREVKNLRRSVMIEDWMEKQSIHSSVLFNSTSSSSESSSGAGFSSSETESFYKHKPKPKLQSSKKQTKLEYRNSEKHPKSKSEGSSAKLKLQGLKMYSELKKAKQPISPRGRIASFLNSIFNSDNVKKAKMCYVGAVEDVNFEPKSKSACSSAASFSRSCLSKTPASRGKLSNGIKRSVKFYPRSVIVGEDSQPCGHKYIYEEDPSLMTIPTLPKISKTRSVKKVTTAFDLRGLGHRQVDDDDAESYSSSDLFELDHLVGIGRYREELPVYETTNLKTNQAIANGLIF, translated from the coding sequence ATGTATGGAAGGGAGAAATCGCCTCGAGAATACTCATTCCCccaaagaagaagaactccttctttctcttccaCTCTCTTAGACGTTATTTCCCGTTCCATCGACGAACCCAATGCCGACGAAGCTCACTTCAAAGAAACAACCGTGCTCAAGAAACAGAGCATCTCCAGCTCTAAGCGAGGCAGTTGGGTACAAGAAGAGGACAGGGAGGTAAAGAATCTTCGTCGGTCGGTCATGATCGAAGATTGGATGGAGAAGCAGAGCATTCACAGCTCTGTGCTATTCAATTCAACCTCAAGCTCCTCAGAATCTAGCTCTGGCGCAGGCTTCTCATCATCGGAAACAGAGTCTTTCTACAAACACAAACCAAAACCCAAGTTGCAGAGCTCCAAGAAGCAGACGAAGTTGGAGTATCGGAATTCAGAGAAGCATCCCAAGTCGAAGAGTGAAGGAAGTTCCGCGAAGTTGAAGCTACAGGGGTTGAAAATGTACAGCGAGTTGAAGAAAGCGAAGCAGCCCATTTCACCAAGGGGTCGCATTGCTAGCTTTCTCAACTCGATTTTCAATTCGGATAACGTGAAGAAAGCCAAAATGTGCTATGTTGGAGCTGTAGAAGATGTGAACTTTGAGCCCAAATCGAAGTCTGCATGTTCTTCTGCAGCTTCGTTTTCCAGGTCTTGCTTGAGCAAAACCCCTGCTTCAAGAGGAAAACTAAGCAATGGTATCAAAAGATCTGTGAAGTTTTATCCTCGTAGCGTGATCGTTGGAGAGGATTCTCAGCCCTGCGgccataaatatatttatgaagaGGATCCAAGCCTAATGACGATtccaactcttccaaaaatttcGAAAACTCGTTCTGTAAAGAAGGTTACAACTGCATTTGATTTGAGAGGTTTAGGCCACAGGcaggttgatgatgatgatgccgagagctattcGAGCTCGGATTTGTTTGAGCTTGATCACCTTGTTGGAATTGGGAGGTACAGAGAGGAGCTTCCAGTGTATGAAACtacaaatttgaaaacaaatcaAGCTATTGCTAATGGCTTGATTTTTTAG